AGGGTCTGCCGGAGCTCCCGATCCGCACGGTGGTCCCGCAGGCCGACTTCGGGACGGCGCTCACACTGACCATCGGGGTGATGATGGCCCTGTATCACCGCCTCCAGACCGGGCAGGGCCAGCACGTCGAAGGTGCTTTACTGCCAACGGCATTGATGCTGTCCAACGCCTTCCTCATCGAGCGCGAGCTGCTCGGGGTCGACAAGCCGAGGGCGGCCAACCGCGGCACCTCGGTCGCGCCGTGCGACCTGTACGAAGTCACCGACGGCTGGGTCCTGCTTCAGATCGCCGGCCAGCCGATGTTCAAGAGGTGGTGCCGGCTGATCGGGCGGGAGGATCTGTTCGACGATCCGCGCTTCGCCGACGACGATTCACGCTGGCAGAACGGCGATGTCCTCAACGATCTGATGCAGCAGTGGTGTGCGGGCAAGACCAAAGCCGAGGTGATCGCCGACTTGGAATCGGCGAAACTTCCTGCTGCTCCGTTGAATTCGCCACAGGACGTTCTCGACGACCCGCATGTGGAAGCCATGGGATATCTCAAGCGGGTTCCGTTTCCCGGCGCGTCACGGCCCGTGCCACTGATCGAGACACCGTTCCGCCTGTCGGCCACGCCCGGCTCCATCCGGCGACGCGCTCCCTTGCTCGGTGAGCACACCGATGAGGTGTTGGCCGAAATCGGTTATGGCGCTCGCGAAATCGCGGATCTGCGCCGCGACGGAATCGTCTAGTCAGGCCAGCACTTTCACCGGCACGGTGCTCCAACCGGCGACGTTCTGCATGTTGACCCGCTTGCAGCCGCTGAAATCCACCTCGAACCGGGGCATGAAGTCGAGCATCTTGTCCAGGGCGATGGCGCTTTCCAACCGGGCCAGGGCTGCGCCCAGGCAGCTGTGGATTCCGTAGCCGAGTCCCAGGTTCTGGGCCTGGGCACGATCGCGGTCGATGTCGAATCTGTCGGGGTCGGTCCACGCCTGTGGGTCGCGATTGGCGGATCCGCCGACCAGGAACACCGGCTTGCCGGCCGGAATGGTGACACCGTGCAGGGTGATCTCACGTAGGGAGCAGCGCACGTTGTATTGCGCGGGCGCTTCGTAGCGCAGGAGTTCCTCGACGGCGAGCGGTATCTTGCTGCGGTCTCGCCGTAGCAGCTCCCACTGGTCGGGGTTCTGCGCGAAGACCACCGCGGCGTTGCCGATCAGCTTCGTCACGGTCTCAGCGCCCGCACCACCCAACAGTGTTGCGAATTCCGTGATCTCGATATTGTCGAGTGGTTCCATCCGGCCGTCGTCGCGTTCGATCTCGGCACAGATCAGCTTGCTCAGCAGGTCGTCGCCGAGATCGTGGCGGCGCTTCTTGATCAGCCGGAAGTAGTAGACCGCCATGTCGACGGCCGCCTTCTGACCAGCCTCGGTCATCTCGACGTCGCCGTTCTCACGGTGCAGCAGCTCGTCGATCCACAGGCGGATCTGCTGGCGGTCAGCGGCCGGCACCCCCTGCATGGTCGTCATGACGTCCACCGGGAACAAGGCCGAGAAGTCCTGCACGACGTCGAATCCGGCCGGGTCGACGGCATTCAGATGTTTGTCGACCAGTTCGATGACCAGCGCGCGCTGCGCTTCGATGGCACGAGGCGTGAACACCTTGTTGAGCAGGCTGCGCATCCGCCGGTGTGCGGGCGGGTCCATCGCGATGATCGACCCGTGCTTGGTCACCTCCCCCTTCCGTACCTGACCGAGATCCACGCCGTACGCCGACGAGTAGGTCTCGAAGTCCTTGAACGCCGCGGCGACATCGTCGTGTCGGGTCAGCGCGTAGAAGTCGTAGTCCTGGCTGTAGTAGACCGGCGCCTCCTCACGCATGCGTCGGTACGTGTCGTAGGGGCTGACGAAGAAGTCTTCCGAGAACGGATCGAACACCACACTCATGTGGCGACCGGGGCTTTCGTCGCCGGTGGCGAGTAGTTCGGCTTGCCGAGCCCGAGCACGTGCTGCGCGATCATGTTGCGGAACACCTCGAGCGTGCCACCGTAGATCCCGAACAGCGGCGCGAACCGGAAGGCATATTCGGAAGCACCATTGTCGGCCGCCCCGTCGGTGTCCACCGGCAGCGCCGAGGCGGCACCGGCGAGATCCATCAGGTCCGGTGCGATGTCGCGCATCGCCTGAGCTTGCGCCACCCGCCCGAAAATGCTTGGGGTGGACAGGGATGCCTCCAGCCGCGCAGCACTGCGGCCGAGCCGGTAGGCGACCGCGCCGTCGTCGACCATCCGTCGTCCGGCGGCGTCGGCATGCCCGACCCGAGCGGCGACGGCGTCGACGGCGGCGGCCAGCACACCGGCCTGGTGCGCCATGATCGACACGTCGGAGAGCCCGTCGGCTTCCGTCGGTGCGGCCCCGTGTTCGGCGTCGAGCGGTCCGCGCAGCACCGTCCAGCCAGCGTTCGCCTCGCCGAGCAGATACTTCTCATCGACCCGAACGTCGGTGTAGTACACGATGTTCGTGCGGTCGCCGTCGACGGTACGGATTCCCTGGATCTCGATACCCGGGGTGTCCAGCGGAACCAGAAACATGCTCAGGCTCTTGTGTTTCGGCGCTCCTGCGTCGCTGTTGGTCAGCAGGAACACGTACTGGCAATTGTGCGCCCCGGTGGTGAATATCTTCGAACCGTTGATCACCCACGTTGATCCATCCCGCACGGCGCGGGTCTTGCAGGTGGCCACGTCCGAGCCGCCCTCAGGTTCGGTGTACCCCAGACACATTCGAGCCGTGCCGTCGAAGACCTTCGGCAGCACCTCATCGACCAGCTCGGGCTTGCCGAACGCAGCGACCGCCTTGGCCACCATCACGGTGGTCCCCCACGTCACCCACGGCACATGCGCCCGGCGACGCTCGAGATCCCAGATGCGGCGCCGGATACGGCTGAAACCGCCGTCCGTACCCGTCTTGAACTCC
This is a stretch of genomic DNA from Mycobacterium sp. ELW1. It encodes these proteins:
- a CDS encoding cytochrome P450, producing MSVVFDPFSEDFFVSPYDTYRRMREEAPVYYSQDYDFYALTRHDDVAAAFKDFETYSSAYGVDLGQVRKGEVTKHGSIIAMDPPAHRRMRSLLNKVFTPRAIEAQRALVIELVDKHLNAVDPAGFDVVQDFSALFPVDVMTTMQGVPAADRQQIRLWIDELLHRENGDVEMTEAGQKAAVDMAVYYFRLIKKRRHDLGDDLLSKLICAEIERDDGRMEPLDNIEITEFATLLGGAGAETVTKLIGNAAVVFAQNPDQWELLRRDRSKIPLAVEELLRYEAPAQYNVRCSLREITLHGVTIPAGKPVFLVGGSANRDPQAWTDPDRFDIDRDRAQAQNLGLGYGIHSCLGAALARLESAIALDKMLDFMPRFEVDFSGCKRVNMQNVAGWSTVPVKVLA
- a CDS encoding acyl-CoA dehydrogenase family protein → MDFTEVELSADDAAFQRDLRAFLADLVTDEVRLRDRQTGDNFDEGVHLALGARGYLEAEFKTGTDGGFSRIRRRIWDLERRRAHVPWVTWGTTVMVAKAVAAFGKPELVDEVLPKVFDGTARMCLGYTEPEGGSDVATCKTRAVRDGSTWVINGSKIFTTGAHNCQYVFLLTNSDAGAPKHKSLSMFLVPLDTPGIEIQGIRTVDGDRTNIVYYTDVRVDEKYLLGEANAGWTVLRGPLDAEHGAAPTEADGLSDVSIMAHQAGVLAAAVDAVAARVGHADAAGRRMVDDGAVAYRLGRSAARLEASLSTPSIFGRVAQAQAMRDIAPDLMDLAGAASALPVDTDGAADNGASEYAFRFAPLFGIYGGTLEVFRNMIAQHVLGLGKPNYSPPATKAPVAT
- a CDS encoding CoA transferase, coding for MGVLDGVRVLDYGRFIAAPWCSALLADMGADVLRIEKREGGEDRWVQSVTSGGEGGTFLQCNRNKRSLTLDSTTPQGADITRRLVARSDIVIANMPAAGMRASGLDYESLRAVKPDIILASATAYGEGGPYSDRIGFDGAGQVMSGAVYRQGLPELPIRTVVPQADFGTALTLTIGVMMALYHRLQTGQGQHVEGALLPTALMLSNAFLIERELLGVDKPRAANRGTSVAPCDLYEVTDGWVLLQIAGQPMFKRWCRLIGREDLFDDPRFADDDSRWQNGDVLNDLMQQWCAGKTKAEVIADLESAKLPAAPLNSPQDVLDDPHVEAMGYLKRVPFPGASRPVPLIETPFRLSATPGSIRRRAPLLGEHTDEVLAEIGYGAREIADLRRDGIV